The Perca fluviatilis chromosome 3, GENO_Pfluv_1.0, whole genome shotgun sequence nucleotide sequence AAGAGGACCTGAATGAGGAGCCAGAGGAGAAGCAGCAGTATGACGCCTTCGATCATTCCCTTACAGCAGAAAGAGATGACAAGCTGCCACACAGGATGGTTGGGGTCTTCTTCTTCAGTTGGACGAGGCATCATCAGTTGTGGGTCTGTGGGAAGTTGGTGGCCAACTTTCAATATCACCTTGGAAAtgtgtttatataaataaaaaccttAACCTTGCAGAGCTTTGATACAGTTTGTTTGTAAAGTCCATGAGCCTGGACTTTAAGTTTGCTCCACTGTTGGATCCtgggttaaagtgatggttcggagtaattcaccctagggtcttttgcaccatgacctcgagccaaacacgcacccagaagcttttttcacctgggtcgaacattgggagagttagctagagtagcgttatcagctgaatagcttagcgcaggggctaatggacccacgtttgtatcttgtaagttaccccactaataatgcccgaaatgataccaaacgtctacactagtacaaataggttatgctctcataaaacgatggattggaaagtttgtaagtacaccagaagtttatgaacacttgcctgctctcttctgctctctgctgctgctgctgctacctgcagttagacgagtgcttagggccgtctacaaattactacaccaaaaagagttacaacaaaaatatttattaattcaatgattaaataaggtaatgtctccaaacttacctcaattattacttgtctcctgctagttatactacagcacttaccttaaaaaaaaagttaaattaaaaaatatttttcttgcatctcttttcggtgttgtaatttgtagacggccctaagcaatcgtcttacagcagcaacaacagcagagagcagaagccagcagtgttcataaacttctggtgtacttacaaactttccaatccatcgttttatgagagcatgacctatttgtactacttgtagacgtttggtatcattttgggcattattagtggggtaactatacaaacgtgggtccattagcccctgcgctaagctattcagctgataacgctactctagctaactctcccaatgttcgacccaggtgaaaaaagcttctggggggttgtttggctcgaggtcatggtgcaaaggaccctaaggtgaattactccgaaccatcactttaatatcaAATCAAAGCTAAAGAATGTAAAATGTACATGGAGGACCAGAAAGCTAAAAAGATTAGTGAGACACAGACATAGTTTATTAGGAAACGTATCACTCTCTGGATCCCTTTCTATTTCTATTATTGCCTCATTGGTTGGAGGGTAATAGTTTGCCTTGTATCCCTATTTAGAGGCCTtggactttaaaaaaagatatgtgtTGTGAAGTGGTGAGTTCAGTCTCCATATTTCAAATTCGTACTTGAGTAGGCTAATAGTGTCTAAAATGTGCACaccacaaaaaaatttaaattgaaaaaaaacaaacattgtctCTTATTCAGAGTTGATTTGCAGGAATGCAGTCAGAGGAAAAGACATTAGCAGATAAAACATTTGACTCACATGTGTTGCGCATCATCACTCCTCATCAGAGTCAGCATCCATTGGCTCTTGTACTGTTGCCAGATGAAATCCTTACAGCATGAGtaacaccccccaaaaaaaaaaaaaaacattttttttttttttttttttggggggggttttttttttggttgtgtgtggtgtgggggggggggaaaccaAAAACACCACCCCACCAATTTACGGCAGACAGCcggttgtgtttttgtgggggGGTGCCGCAACAATAACACAAGAGGACAAgaaagccaaacaaaaaaaaacattttttttttttttaaacaaacacacaaaaaaaaaaacactttttttttcatatttcggCGCGGCCCCCCCCCgaaaaaagaatatttttaaaaaaaaaaattttttttttcgacaatAGTGATTTAAGCCTGTAACATCTTGATATCATCTCTTTCAGCCCAAAGTCGGTccttataatattatattatattatggcTGATTGTGTGATTGTTTTACCAATAGGCAATCCTATAGCTCATCTGATTTGACAAAATGTGAATATCTTGaccattttataaaaaaagtctACATTTCAAGTTTCTATTGAGAACAGTAAATGGTGTGTTTAAGTTATGTGGGACATCCACCTACCACCTGATATGAATCTACCTTAGCAATTTAGTTATAAAGGAGATTTGTATGATTCTTAAAATGGTATAAACCACTTATAAAAAGGTTTGGTTGCATGTAAGTCACAATAACACAGGGTAGTTTTTAGTGTTAgtaatatttagtttttactgTCTTCATtgttgtaaacatgaatggttCCAGTCAGCAGTGAACCCACGCTACCATCTGCTGGAGGTTTAGGCAGTCTACAGCAAATGCATTGATTTACATTTAAGTTTAGGCTAAATAAGTCAAAGGTGACAGACCCTTTGATTTCCAAGATGATTGGCCTGCTTGAGGAACAGAGGCTGCAAAAGTCATCTTCATACTGTAGATCACAAACTGACCAGAGATCAGCATCACTTGTCACTGGAGCCTAATAATGACACAatatttatttcattgttttgtttttatttgttataaatACATTGACTATATTTAAGCACACTTGATAAACAATTGCACAGTCTGTCTCTATCCCTCCTCTCCAACCACAAAGCTGCAGTACCGGAGGCTGCACTTTCAGGACTGCAATCCTAGGACGAATAGATAGTGGATGGCAGTAGatcagtccgtagggagttgggtcGGGAACCGGAGgtttgctggttcaagtcccctgTTTCaatttgtgcatgtataggacctgagcatctgtgtgtgtttcagacctGTGTTAATTGTACTGTGTACAAcaatacaaaaattaaaaaaaatgttaaatgtaaaaataaatgattattaaacctttaaaactaaaataatttgGACAAAAGTAGTAGGCTATTTGGGTGGAATAAACCTTTCAAACTATGTGGACAGAAAGCAGAATTTGGGTGGAATGAACCTCTAAGTAGGCTACTAGTCTCCGGTCCTGCAGGAACATTCTCTTGCCCTCTCGATGCcattttccatccatccaccagatGGCCTCAGACTTTCTTCACTTCCCCATCACCTGACTGCCCCTCCTGTGTTCCCACTTTCCTCTGCAGTTGCCTGCACATTCACTTTCCCCTGCTTCTCTTGTGGACAGCTTTAGTTTGGACTGGTTGGATTTAGATCTACTCATCCAAcctgaggtttttttttaatccattgCCCCGTTTACATTCGGGTCTTTAATTTCCTCGTTTCCCTGCGCGCACCCGCCGTGACACACAACATAATTGGGCTTTTTAATTgggctatttaaaaaaaaatgtttgtaaggttttttttgtggtgcTGTTAAATCGTCTCAGATTAAACACAATTGATAATAGATTATCAATTGCCTTTCTCCAACCAAAGAAAAACAGGTTGTATTACAGAACACACCTAGACTGTCTCACTCAGTGACGAATTGCCAGAACTACCTCCGCAGCGCTGAACAGACGCTCAGCACTTCTTCATGTCAGACTGATGACACCAGACACACAATGGCACTCTTACATGTAACGGTATATTTATTATTGTCATGCCTCAATAGTTTGTTAGAGGCGAACTCAACGCAACCGAGGATGACAATCACAGAGAAAGGTATGAAATATTTCGCATTTTTCTTTAACTTCGAAACATGACATTGTTATTTAAATTGCGGTGATGTAAACATATGTAAATATGATAACCCTACATGTTGTGAGAAGAAGACAACTGAAatggtttataatgttttaGGAGTATGAAGAGTTTTTCTCAGTTATTTTGAACACAAACAAAAGTAGATCTAGACTGTCTGCttagtctgaaaaaaaaaaaaaacctaaaccgCAACAGAGCTGCTGCATTGCGACTATATCAGGCTATAATCACTGAAGTGCTCCTCTGGCACAGACATCAGCGTTTTGGCTGTTCAAGCATGAGGATGGAGAAAAAGCCTAATTGTGACAGGAAACTGTCGGGCATATTGATAGaagaagtaggcctacatgaaTATCTAGGCTATTGACTGGTTACatggtgtgcacacacacacatacacacacacacacacacacacacacacacacacagtcattcaTATCATAAGAAGTGTCATATAATCAGAATATAAATCAATTTAATTGAATAATGTAATTGTAAACGTATTATTCAGTATGATTAAAActaacatgtaggcctactgaagAATAAGAGTAGGCTATATAATCAATTTTGAAACTTTTGGAAGATTTCCGTGATAGAACCAATTAGAGGAAATTGTGACTTCCTCATGAACAATTGACCATTTTAACagaagacatgttgacatgtcatataGGAGGAAGCACATTATTATTCAGTATGATTAAAACTAACATGTACTGAAGAATAAGAgtatataatacatacatacaataataCAGTTTGTGCACGTCGGCTCACTATCACTGatttactgggacacttgaatagaacagaggcattgttaatgttattagtaacatcAGTGCTTTTTCTGATTTAACAAGTGAAAATTACCTGTCCAATTACTATTTTGTTTCTAAAGCATTGTGGCTTTCAAATTAACACCTGGGTAGAAAACATACTGCTGGGAATAATCTAAAATAATGCATCATAATTTATTATTggattacattttgtattaataatctccTGTGTCTCTGGTTAGTTTACAGCTTCACTTTATTATCCACTAACACTAAACAAAGAATCACTAAAGTGGTCACAGAAACATGTGGAGATGGAGTTTAAAGTTGTCAGTGTGTCTGCTCctccctttccctctctgtctcctcaacAGGAACATTTGTAGTGAATGTGACACAGACCTCCTATCAGGCAGAGGAGAACCACAACATCACACTGGAGTGGACCTTCACAACCAACCCTCACAGTTCCTCCAACTCTCTTAATATCTTCTGTGAACTGTTAACTGCTCTCAAGAATCCAGCCCTGTTTCTTCTCCATGAAGGAGTTGAGGTCCCAGAGTCTCAGGATGAACAGTTTGCAGGACGAGTCCAGTGGGACAAAGACGTCCTCAGAGAAGGACAACTCAGACTTCATGTGTCCAGACTCAGGATTGAAGACTCGGGACTGTACCTGTGTTTTGTGCTCACAAGTTATGGGAGTAACTCTGGTAGATATTGGCTCAATGTCACTGGTAAGTtgatttattataaaaaaaaaaaaaggtagccCAAATCAAGCAATCTAATTGGTTCATAGCTTTATAGTAACCACATACAACGGCTATAATAAAACTCATTTGCACATTAAGTATCACTCCACGTCTGAGAAAAACATAGACTGATGGCTGGTTCCTTGGAGGGAAGCACTGCCAGGACACAGAGCTG carries:
- the LOC120555796 gene encoding uncharacterized protein LOC120555796 — its product is MALLHVTVYLLLSCLNSLLEANSTQPRMTITEKGTFVVNVTQTSYQAEENHNITLEWTFTTNPHSSSNSLNIFCELLTALKNPALFLLHEGVEVPESQDEQFAGRVQWDKDVLREGQLRLHVSRLRIEDSGLYLCFVLTSYGSNSGRYWLNVTAVRDRPEPDPPNTTSPPQPEIRGRIGLYCGLGLTAAALLTGCFFVQTISV